A stretch of Cicer arietinum cultivar CDC Frontier isolate Library 1 chromosome 5, Cicar.CDCFrontier_v2.0, whole genome shotgun sequence DNA encodes these proteins:
- the LOC101502658 gene encoding putative disease resistance RPP13-like protein 1, producing the protein MAATLVGGAFLSATVQTLVEKLASTEFRDYIKNTKLNESLLAELKTTLLALQAVLDDAEMKQITNTAVETWLDELKDAIFDAEDLLNQINYDALRCKMEVKQGENITGQVWNLISSPFKNIYAEINLQMKNMCQRLQLFAQQRNILGLQTVSGRVSRRTPSSSMVNESFMVGRKDDKEELISMLLSHSDTNSNNIGVVAIWGMGGVGKTTLAQLLYNDKKVQEHFDLKVWVCVSEDFNILRVTKSLLESITSRGSESTNLDFLRRELNKNLSDKRFLLVLDDLWNDNYNDWDELVTPLVNGKIGSRVIITTRHQKVAEVAHTFPIHKVETLSDDDCWSLLSKHAFRSENCQSNESPNLEAIGKKIAKKCGGLPIAAKTLGGLLRSKVDAKEWAEILNSDIWKLTKDNILPALRLSYQDLPSHLKRCFAYCSIFPKDFPFDRKQLVLLWMAEGFLDHSLENKTPEEVGDDYVNELLSRSLIQVQQSNGNFGRQKLVMHDLVNDLASMVSGKSYFRLECSSKISKNVRHLSYNQEFYDIFKKFEVLDNFKCLRSFLPVNLFDFSYDYYLSRKVVEDLLPKLIRLRVLSLSSYRNITTLPESIGRMVLLQYLDLSFTGIKSLPDAICKLYNLQTLNLMGCMDLTELPLCFGQLINLRHLDISETNINEMPKQIVALENLQTLTVFVVGKQEIGLSVKDLGKFPNLQGDLCIKNLHNVIDAVDASDANMRSKKHIEELELQWSKQTEDSRMEKDVLDMLKPSLNLKKLSIDLYGGTSFPSWLGDSSFSNMVSLCISNCEYCITVPPLGQLPSLKDLTISGMKMEIIGIEFYGMTLEPSISSFQPFRSLEKLNFDCMPNWKEWIHYESGEVAFPRLRTLSLSKCPKLMGHMPNHLSSIDEVSITCCDSLLTTPHTTLHWVSSLKKISIQKDQNSLMVSKRTQLLLPVSERTQWLLPENDSPCLLQSLFIRYYDTLFSIPKIIMSSNCLQSLKLYDIPSLGAFPTDGLPTSLQSLTIYNCENLAFLPLETWGNYTSLVNLHLAKSCNSLTSFALDGFPTLQNLHIDSCTNLESIFISKTSLLLPSSLTPRMETLTSLEYLYLKNLPKLSFCEGACLPPNLGCIYIGSVRITTPIFEWGLQRLTALSTLSIGSDDDIVNTLLKEKLLPISLRDLFIHHLSEIKSFEGNGLRHLSSLEALCFNDCPRLEYLLEDTLPSSLKILRIVKCPLLEARYKSQRLEHLSNLVLRINGEVII; encoded by the coding sequence GAGAAACTTGCGTCAACTGAATTTCGTGATTACATCAAAAACACCAAACTGAATGAGTCGTTGTTGGCAGAGTTGAAAACAACACTGCTCGCTCTTCAAGCTGTGCTGGATGATGCAGAGATGAAGCAGATCACAAACACTGCTGTCGAAACATGGTTAGATGAATTGAAAGATGCAATCTTTGATGCTGAGGATTTGCTCAACCAAATCAATTACGACGCCCTGCGGTGCAAGATGGAGGTAAAACAAGGTGAAAACATTACTGGTCAGGTATGGAACCTCATTTCATCTCCATTTAAAAACATCTACGCAGAGATCAATTTACAAATGAAGAATATGTGTCAAAGGCTGCAACTTTTTGCTCAGCAGAGAAACATCCTTGGCTTGCAAACTGTGAGCGGGAGAGTTTCTCGTAGAACGCCTTCGAGTTCAATGGTAAACGAATCTTTTATGGTTGGTAGGAAGGATGATAAAGAGGAACTAATTAGTATGTTGTTATCACACAGTGACacaaatagtaataatattggTGTTGTGGCAATTTGGGGCATGGGGGGTGTTGGCAAAACAACCCTTGCCCAACTTCTTTACAATGATAAAAAAGTACAAGAACATTTTGATCTGAAAGTCTGGGTTTGTGTGTCGGAGGATTTCAATATTTTGAGAGTAACTAAATCGTTGCTTGAATCTATCACTTCACGAGGCAGTGAAAGCACTAATCTTGATTTTCTTCGAcgtgaattaaataaaaacttgAGTGATAAAAGATTTTTGTTAGTGCTGGACGACCTTTGGAATGACAATTATAATGATTGGGATGAACTAGTAACTCCTTTGGTTAACGGAAAAATTGGAAGTAGGGTCATCATCACAACACGCCACCAAAAAGTTGCTGAGGTTGCACACACATTCCCCATTCATAAAGTAGAGACGTTATCAGATGATGATTGTTGGTCTTTACTCTCAAAGCATGCATTCAGAAGTGAAAACTGTCAAAGCAACGAATCCCCAAATCTAGAAGCAATTGGCAAGAAGATTGCAAAAAAGTGTGGTGGATTGCCCATAGCTGCTAAAACACTCGGAGGACTTTTGCGTTCAAAAGTAGATGCAAAAGAGTGGGCTGAAATTCTAAACAGTGACATATGGAAATTAACAAAGGATAATATTTTGCCTGCTTTGCGTTTGAGTTATCAAGATCTCCCCTCTCATTTGAAAAGATGTTTTGCCTATTGCTCAATTTTTCCGAAGGATTTTCCATTTGATAGGAAGCAATTGGTTTTGTTGTGGATGGCAGAAGGCTTCCTAGACCATTCTCTAGAAAATAAAACACCTGAAGAAGTAGGCGACGACTACGTCAATGAATTGTTGTCCAGATCCTTAATTCAAGTACAACAATCAAACGGTAATTTTGGAAGACAAAAGCTTGTTATGCACGACCTTGTTAATGATTTAGCCTCAATGGTATCTGGGAAAAGTTATTTCAGGCTTGAATGTAGTAGTAAAATCTCTAAAAATGTTCGTCATTTGTCATATAATCAAGAATTTTACGacattttcaaaaagtttgaagTTCTGGACAATTTCAAATGCTTGCGAAGCTTCCTACCCGTTAACCTTTTCGACTTCAGTTATGATTATTACTTATCTAGAAAGGTTGTTGAAGATTTGCTACCCAAACTCATAAGGTTACGTGTGCTGTCCTTAAGTAGTTATCGAAACATAACCACACTACCAGAATCAATTGGTAGAATGGTGTTGTTGCAATATCTAGATCTCTCATTCACTGGAATCAAAAGCTTGCCTGATGCAATTTGTAAACTTTACAATTTGCAAACCTTGAATTTAATGGGGTGCATGGATCTTACTGAGTTGCCACTATGTTTCGGACAGTTGATTAACTTACGTCACTTGGATATTAGTGAGACAAACATAAATGAGATGCCAAAACAAATTGTTGCACTAGAAAACCTTCAGACATTAACTGTTTTTGTAGTTGGCAAGCAAGAAATTGGGTTAAGTGTCAAAGATCTTGGGAAGTTTCCTAACCTACAAGGAGACCTTTGTATCAAGAACCTGCATAATGTCATCGACGCCGTTGACGCTAGTGATGCCAACATGAGAAGCAAAAAACATATTGAGGAGTTAGAGTTACAATGGAGCAAGCAAACTGAAGACTCGCGAATGGAGAAAGATGTGCTTGATATGTTGAAACCGTCACTAAATCTCAAAAAACTGAGCATTGACCTATATGGAGGCACAAGCTTTCCGAGTTGGTTGGGAGATTCTTCTTTTTCAAACATGGTGTCCTTGTGCATCTCTAATTGTGAATATTGCATAACAGTTCCACCACTAGGACAACTACCTTCTCTCAAGGACTTGACTATTAGTGGTATGAAAATGGAAATAATTGGGATAGAATTCTATGGGATGACATTAGAACCTTCCATTTCTTCATTCCAACCATTTCGATCTCTCGAGAAACTGAATTTTGATTGCATGCCGAATTGGAAGGAATGGATACACTATGAAAGTGGTGAAGTTGCTTTCCCTCGTCTTAGAACTTTGTCGTTAAGCAAATGTCCAAAACTAATGGGACATATGCCTAACCATCTTTCTTCAATAGATGAAGTTAGCATAACTTGTTGTGATAGTCTCTTGACAACACCGCATACTACGTTACATTGGGTCtcctcattaaaaaaaataagtattcaAAAAGATCAAAATTCTCTAATGGTTTCTAAAAGGACCCAATTGTTGTTACCTGTGAGTGAAAGGACCCAATGGTTGTTACCTGAGAATGATTCTCCATGTCTACTACAGAGTTTATTTATTCGTTACTATGATACACTATTTTCAATACCTAAAATTATTATGAGCAGCAATTGTCTTCAATCCTTGAAACTCTATGATATTCCGTCTCTTGGTGCTTTTCCAACAGATGGTCTACCCACTTCATTGCAATCACTTACTATTTATAATTGTGAGAATTTAGCATTCTTGCCTCTTGAAACATGGGGCAATTACACATCGCTTGTGAATTTGCATTTAGCGAAAAGTTGTAATTCACTTACCTCATTCGCATTGGATGGTTTCCCAACACTCCAAAACCTTCATATTGATTCCTGTACAAATTTGGAAtccatttttatttcaaaaacatcTTTGCTTCTTCCGTCATCTTTGACTCCACGGATGGAAACTCTAACCTCTCTAGAATATTTGTATCTCAAAAATCTTCCAAAACTATCATTTTGTGAAGGAGCTTGCCTACCTCCCAATTTAGGATGTATTTATATTGGATCAGTGAGAATAACAACACCTATATTTGAATGGGGTCTCCAACGCCTTACTGCTCTTTCAACATTGAGTATTGGAAGTGATGATGATATTGTTAACACCTTGTTGAAGGAGAAATTGTTGCCTATTTCCCTTAGGGATCTATTTATCCATCATCTCTCTGAAATTAAATCCTTTGAAGGAAATGGACTTCGACACCTTTCCTCTTTAGAAGCACTTTGCTTTAATGATTGTCCAAGGCTTGAGTATTTGTTAGAAGACACATTGCCTTCCTCTCTTAAGATACTGAGAATTGTGAAATGCCCTCTATTAGAAGCAAGGTATAAAAGTCAGAGGTTGGAGCATCTGTCCAACCTAGTCTTACGTATAAATGGTGAAGTGATAATATGA